The proteins below come from a single Dehalococcoidia bacterium genomic window:
- a CDS encoding amidohydrolase family protein, protein MDARPGARAAARETERCKTELGLIGLKFHPAYQDCFPNDQKLRYPILEACQALDMCVLIHTGTTRMTRCTIRSCQPVAIDDIATDFPNLRIIMGHSGWPWTAEALAVAWRHEHVYIDLSGWLPRYIYWTDPIVFQYMNTVLQDKFVFGSDYPAIDPKVWIDDFNATVANGFEWGGKRREFRPEVYEKFMRTNAIKALKLNLD, encoded by the coding sequence GTGGACGCTCGCCCGGGAGCGCGGGCAGCCGCGCGCGAGACAGAGCGCTGCAAAACCGAACTCGGCCTGATCGGGCTGAAGTTCCATCCCGCCTACCAAGACTGCTTCCCCAACGATCAGAAATTGAGGTACCCGATCCTCGAGGCCTGCCAAGCCCTCGATATGTGCGTGCTCATCCACACCGGGACGACGCGGATGACCCGCTGCACGATCCGCTCCTGTCAGCCGGTGGCGATCGACGACATCGCGACAGATTTTCCGAACCTTCGGATCATCATGGGGCATTCCGGCTGGCCGTGGACTGCAGAGGCGCTCGCCGTCGCCTGGCGGCATGAGCATGTCTACATCGACCTGTCAGGCTGGCTGCCGCGCTACATCTATTGGACGGACCCGATCGTCTTTCAGTACATGAACACTGTTCTGCAGGACAAGTTCGTCTTCGGCTCCGACTACCCGGCAATCGACCCGAAAGTGTGGATCGACGACTTCAACGCGACAGTTGCGAACGGCTTCGAGTGGGGCGGCAAGCGGCGGGAATTCCGGCCCGAGGTGTATGAGAAGTTCATGCGCACAAACGCAATCAAGGCGCTCAAGCTCAACCTCGACTGA
- a CDS encoding carbon-nitrogen hydrolase family protein, whose product MADLAAQAAADNVRAVAVQLAPALLDVPANLDRVLAILREEAAEDAALVVFPECTLSGYVIESREEAARAAISVPGPEIEQVAALCRELALYTVVGFLEAAGDRLYNSAALIGPEGLVGLYRKAHLPRVGVDRYVDPGDLPFTVHQTAIGKIGMLICYDLSFPEAIRCLALDGMEVLAHPTNSPTGTWGPPGSRPEPPKSDPNASRERVTIISADRCGIERGIEFTGGSRIAGPSGRILARAQTYGEERVRAVIHPARSRSKRVVIAHLPLEVDYHADRRPDLYGRLVQPNR is encoded by the coding sequence ATGGCCGACCTCGCCGCCCAAGCCGCTGCCGACAATGTCCGCGCCGTTGCCGTTCAGCTTGCGCCGGCGCTGCTGGATGTGCCAGCCAATCTCGACCGCGTGCTGGCGATCCTGCGTGAAGAAGCGGCCGAGGATGCGGCCCTCGTCGTCTTTCCGGAGTGCACGCTGTCCGGCTACGTGATTGAGTCGCGCGAGGAGGCGGCCCGCGCCGCTATTTCGGTGCCGGGGCCGGAGATCGAACAGGTCGCTGCGCTCTGCCGTGAGCTTGCGCTCTACACCGTGGTTGGCTTTCTCGAAGCAGCGGGCGACCGGCTCTACAACAGCGCAGCGCTGATCGGGCCGGAAGGACTGGTCGGCCTCTACCGCAAGGCGCACCTGCCGCGCGTTGGGGTTGACCGCTATGTCGACCCCGGCGACCTCCCTTTCACCGTCCACCAGACGGCGATCGGCAAGATCGGGATGCTCATCTGCTACGACCTGAGCTTCCCGGAGGCAATCCGCTGCCTCGCGCTCGACGGGATGGAGGTGCTGGCACATCCGACGAACTCTCCGACCGGGACCTGGGGGCCGCCCGGCAGCCGCCCCGAGCCACCGAAGAGCGACCCGAACGCCAGCCGCGAGCGCGTGACGATCATCTCTGCGGATCGCTGCGGCATTGAGCGCGGGATCGAGTTCACGGGCGGCAGCCGGATCGCTGGCCCGAGCGGCCGCATCCTCGCCCGGGCGCAGACCTACGGCGAGGAGCGGGTGCGCGCCGTCATCCACCCGGCGCGCTCCCGTTCCAAGCGCGTCGTCATCGCGCATCTACCGCTCGAGGTGGACTACCACGCCGACCGCCGGCCGGACCTCTACGGCCGGCTGGTGCAGCCAAATCGATGA
- the argH gene encoding argininosuccinate lyase: MREKLWGGRFSKETDATVEAFTASIEVDRRLARYDIAGSIAHARMLAAQGIIPAAEADQIVAGLEQIAGEIERGEFIWRADREDVHLNIEARLAELIGAPAGRLHTARSRNDQVALDLRLWLRDTIAETIRAIVRFAAALVDQAERHLGVMMPGYTHLQRAQPILFSHHLLAYVEMLRRDVGRFQDCWTRADELPLGSGALAGVPYPLDRARVARELGFSRITRNSLDAVSDRDFAVEFAAAAALLMAHLSRFAEEVVLWTSAEFGFITLDDAFATGSSIMPQKKNPDVAELVRGKTGRVYGDLIALLTILKGLPLSYNRDLQEDKPPLFDAADTLLACLEVFRGLVTTWTVNADRMAAAISDDVLATDFADYLVRKGMPFRQAHEVAGRLVRLAEERGVSLRALTPDDLRQQSPLFGDDIAGIDAAASVAGRAVPGGTAPVQVAAALAEARRWIESTGALAE; the protein is encoded by the coding sequence ATGCGCGAGAAGCTCTGGGGCGGCCGGTTCAGCAAGGAGACAGACGCGACCGTCGAAGCGTTCACCGCCTCCATTGAGGTGGATCGGCGGCTTGCCCGCTACGACATCGCCGGCAGCATCGCTCATGCGCGGATGCTCGCCGCTCAAGGGATCATCCCCGCTGCCGAGGCAGACCAGATCGTGGCGGGGCTCGAACAGATCGCGGGCGAGATTGAGCGCGGTGAGTTCATCTGGCGCGCCGACCGCGAGGATGTCCATCTGAATATCGAAGCGCGGCTTGCTGAACTGATCGGGGCGCCCGCGGGCCGGCTTCACACCGCCCGCTCGCGCAACGACCAAGTCGCGCTCGATCTCCGCCTCTGGCTGCGCGACACGATCGCCGAGACCATCCGCGCGATTGTCCGCTTCGCTGCTGCGCTCGTCGACCAAGCCGAGCGTCACCTCGGCGTGATGATGCCCGGCTACACCCACCTCCAGCGGGCCCAGCCCATCTTGTTCAGCCATCACCTCCTCGCCTATGTCGAGATGCTGCGCCGCGATGTCGGGCGCTTTCAGGACTGCTGGACGCGGGCCGACGAGCTGCCACTGGGCAGCGGCGCCCTTGCCGGCGTCCCCTACCCGCTCGACCGCGCCCGCGTCGCGCGTGAACTGGGGTTCAGTCGCATCACGCGCAACAGTCTCGATGCGGTCAGCGACCGCGACTTCGCGGTTGAGTTCGCTGCCGCCGCTGCGCTGCTGATGGCCCATCTCTCGCGCTTCGCCGAAGAGGTCGTCCTCTGGACGAGCGCCGAATTCGGCTTCATCACCCTTGACGATGCCTTCGCAACCGGCAGCAGCATCATGCCGCAGAAGAAGAACCCCGATGTCGCCGAGCTCGTCCGCGGCAAGACCGGCCGGGTCTACGGCGACCTCATTGCGCTGCTGACGATCCTCAAAGGCTTGCCGCTCTCCTACAACCGCGACCTCCAAGAGGATAAGCCGCCGCTCTTCGACGCGGCCGACACATTGCTCGCCTGCCTTGAGGTCTTCCGCGGCTTGGTCACGACGTGGACCGTCAATGCCGACCGGATGGCCGCTGCCATCTCGGACGATGTCCTCGCGACCGATTTTGCCGACTATCTTGTCCGCAAGGGGATGCCGTTTCGGCAGGCACATGAAGTGGCCGGCCGGCTGGTGCGGCTTGCCGAGGAGCGCGGCGTCTCTCTTCGCGCCCTGACCCCCGACGACCTGCGCCAGCAGTCGCCGCTCTTCGGCGACGATATCGCCGGAATCGACGCCGCCGCCTCGGTAGCCGGCCGCGCCGTGCCGGGCGGCACCGCGCCGGTGCAAGTCGCTGCTGCTCTTGCTGAGGCCCGCCGCTGGATCGAGTCCACCGGCGCGCTGGCCGAGTGA
- a CDS encoding argininosuccinate synthase, producing the protein MPETVVLAYSGGLDTSVAIRWIPEKYGLDVIALTVDLGNEKDIEAIRQRALALGAKEAIVIDAREDFVRACVWPALQANALYEGKYPLATALARPLIAKLLVDVARERGATAVAHGCTGKGNDQVRFDISISTLAPDLRIIAPVREWTWNREDEIAYAEQQGLDLGAFVKTSPYSVDVNLWGRSIESGVLEDPWVEPPEDAFLWTKPIDETPLTPTYLEIEFEQGIPVALDGERLDGVELITRLNKIAGEHGIGRIDHIENRFVGIKSREVYEAPAATVLLEAHRDLEQLTLSKEQLRFKQLVSREFADLVYNGFWFTMHHADLMAYIQSTQRFVTGTVRVRLNRGSCTVVGRKSPHSLYSEALATYGRGDQFNHQASLGFIEIAGMAARVQAAKQLLPSADSLRAIMPPRTEPGTH; encoded by the coding sequence ATGCCAGAAACCGTCGTTCTTGCCTACAGCGGCGGGCTCGACACGTCGGTCGCCATTCGCTGGATCCCCGAAAAGTACGGCCTCGACGTGATCGCGCTGACCGTCGACCTTGGCAACGAAAAAGACATTGAGGCGATCCGCCAACGCGCTCTCGCGCTCGGAGCGAAAGAGGCGATCGTCATCGACGCGCGCGAGGACTTTGTCCGCGCCTGCGTCTGGCCCGCCCTCCAAGCGAATGCGCTCTACGAAGGCAAATATCCCCTCGCGACCGCCTTGGCGCGTCCTCTCATCGCCAAGCTGCTCGTCGATGTCGCGCGCGAGCGCGGCGCGACCGCCGTCGCCCACGGCTGCACCGGCAAAGGCAACGACCAAGTCCGCTTCGACATCAGCATCAGCACCCTTGCGCCCGACCTGCGCATCATCGCCCCCGTTCGCGAATGGACTTGGAACCGCGAGGACGAGATCGCTTACGCCGAGCAGCAAGGGCTCGACCTTGGCGCCTTCGTCAAAACCAGTCCCTACTCGGTGGACGTAAACCTGTGGGGCCGGAGCATCGAATCGGGCGTTCTTGAAGATCCTTGGGTCGAACCCCCCGAGGATGCTTTCCTTTGGACCAAGCCGATCGACGAGACGCCCCTCACCCCGACCTATCTCGAGATCGAGTTCGAGCAAGGGATCCCCGTCGCGCTGGATGGCGAACGGCTTGACGGGGTCGAACTGATTACGCGGCTGAACAAGATCGCCGGCGAGCACGGCATCGGCCGGATCGACCACATCGAGAACCGCTTTGTCGGCATCAAGTCGCGCGAGGTGTACGAGGCACCGGCGGCGACGGTGCTCCTTGAAGCGCATCGCGACCTCGAGCAGCTCACGCTGAGCAAGGAGCAGCTGCGGTTCAAGCAGCTCGTCTCCCGCGAGTTCGCGGACCTCGTCTACAACGGCTTTTGGTTCACGATGCACCACGCCGACCTGATGGCGTATATCCAAAGCACCCAGCGCTTTGTTACCGGCACGGTGCGGGTCCGGCTGAACCGCGGCTCCTGCACGGTGGTCGGCCGCAAATCGCCGCACTCGCTCTATTCGGAAGCGCTCGCGACCTATGGCCGGGGCGACCAGTTCAATCACCAGGCCTCTCTCGGCTTCATCGAAATCGCTGGAATGGCAGCGCGCGTCCAAGCGGCAAAGCAGCTTCTCCCGAGCGCCGACTCGCTGCGCGCAATCATGCCGCCACGGACTGAGCCGGGCACGCATTGA